The following are encoded in a window of Artemia franciscana chromosome 5, ASM3288406v1, whole genome shotgun sequence genomic DNA:
- the LOC136027605 gene encoding homeobox protein slou-like isoform X1, protein MEGVVVKTEAVDLSSNKNSDCENDRTGEEKIEQRFESPISSDTESVETKKQMPYVYPALPFNLSPYLIQQQTNALHLATAALQSHLNFAAKKEEKARLPFSVENILDPKKFTGDRRCNLKSPEFEEDLKNEDSDCDNQSVLSVDVEGSDAEGSSHEDDIRSEDDQSDKHDGMCEIGMKSKKKKSCYDSKGGKPRRARTAFTYEQLVALENKFKTTRYLSVCERLNLALQLSLTETQVKIWFQNRRTKWKKQNPGLDVNAAPIPHSSVSASMSGHFAGSPFNPSPLLYSTAQQLAPYGASALPFFFGGPTPQGYASLLHSSAAAAAACFHHVTHS, encoded by the exons ATGGAAGGTGTCGTGGTGAAAACTGAGGCCGTTGATTTATCATCGAACAAAAATTCAGACTGTGAAAACGATAGAACAGGAGAGGAAAAGATTGAACAACGATTTGAATCGCCCATTTCCAGTGATACTGAGTCTGttgagacaaaaaaacaaatgccgTATGTCTACCCAGCTCTACCCTTTAATCTTTCACCGTATTTAATTCAGCAACAGACCAATGCTTTGCATTTAGCCACGGCAGCTTTACAATCCCATTTGAACTTTGCagcaaaaaaagaggaaaaagcaAGACTTCCTTTTAGTGTTGAAAATATATTGGACCCTAAAAAGTTTACAGGAGACAGAAGATGCAATTTAAAGTCACCAGAATTTGAAGAGGacctgaaaaatgaagattccGATTGTGACAATCAGTCAG TATTAAGCGTGGATGTCGAAGGAAGCGATGCTGAAGGCAGCTCTCACGAAGATGACATACGAAGCGAAGACGATCAGAGCGATAAACACGACGGGATGTGTGAAATCGGGatgaaatctaaaaagaaaaaatcctgcTATGACTCAAAAGGAGGAAAACCAAGGAGAGCAAGAACGGCATTCACATATGAACAGTTAGTGGCattagaaaacaaatttaaaactacAAGATACCTTTCCGTTTGTGAGAGATTAAATCTGGCACTTCAGTTAAGCTTAACCGAAACacaagtgaaaatttggttccaaaaccGTCGCACtaaatggaaaaaacaaaatccagGACTTGACGTAAATGCTGCACCAATCCCTCACTCTTCAGTTAGTGCTTCAATGTCTGGACATTTTGCAGGGAGTCCCTTTAACCCATCTCCTTTGTTATATTCAACAGCGCAGCAGCTAGCCCCATATGGTGCATCAGCGCTACCTTTCTTCTTTGGGGGCCCTACACCCCAGGGTTATGCCAGTCTGTTACATTCATCAGCAGCGGCAGCTGCGGCCTGTTTTCATCATGTTACACATTCTTAA